A single window of Streptomyces sudanensis DNA harbors:
- a CDS encoding ribose-phosphate diphosphokinase has protein sequence MSAARHPDRSMLLFSGRAHPDLAGRIAGALGAELVPTQARDFANGEIYVRYEKSVRGADCFVIQSHTAPINTWIMEQLIMIDALKRASARSITVVAPFYGYSRQDKKHKGREPISARLLADLLASAGADRIITVDLHTDQIAGFFDGPMDHLFALPILADHIAAHTDHDRLTVVSPDAGRVRVADRWCDRLGTPLAIVHKKRDKDTAHQVSVHEVVGKVEGRVCVLVDDMVDTAGTICAAAEALYDGGAEDVIVAATHGILSGPAVDRLKNSRVSRFVFTDTLPTAAATGLDKVEVLSVAPVVARAIQEIFENGSVTSLLEEM, from the coding sequence GTGAGCGCGGCCCGCCACCCCGACCGCTCCATGCTCCTCTTCTCCGGCCGGGCCCACCCGGACCTGGCCGGGCGGATCGCCGGTGCGCTGGGCGCGGAGCTGGTGCCCACGCAGGCCCGCGACTTCGCCAACGGCGAGATCTACGTCCGCTACGAGAAGTCGGTGCGCGGGGCGGACTGCTTCGTCATCCAGTCCCACACCGCGCCGATCAACACGTGGATCATGGAACAGCTCATCATGATCGACGCGTTGAAGCGCGCCTCGGCCCGGAGCATCACCGTCGTCGCCCCGTTCTACGGGTACTCGCGGCAGGACAAGAAGCACAAGGGGCGGGAGCCGATCTCGGCCCGGCTGCTGGCGGACCTGCTGGCGTCGGCGGGCGCCGACCGGATCATCACCGTCGACCTGCACACCGACCAGATCGCGGGTTTCTTCGACGGCCCGATGGACCACCTGTTCGCGCTCCCGATCCTCGCGGACCACATCGCCGCGCACACCGACCACGACCGGCTGACCGTGGTGTCGCCGGACGCGGGCCGGGTGCGGGTCGCCGACCGCTGGTGCGACCGGCTCGGCACGCCGCTGGCGATCGTCCACAAGAAGCGGGACAAGGACACGGCCCACCAGGTCAGCGTCCACGAGGTGGTCGGCAAGGTCGAGGGCCGGGTGTGCGTCCTCGTCGACGACATGGTCGACACGGCGGGGACCATCTGCGCCGCGGCCGAGGCCCTGTACGACGGCGGTGCCGAGGACGTCATCGTGGCGGCCACCCACGGCATCCTGTCCGGTCCGGCGGTGGACCGCCTGAAGAACTCCCGGGTCAGCCGGTTCGTCTTCACCGACACGCTGCCCACGGCCGCCGCGACCGGCCTGGACAAGGTGGAGGTCCTGTCCGTCGCCCCGGTCGTCGCCCGGGCGATCCAGGAGATCTTCGAGAACGGCTC